In a genomic window of Candidatus Neomarinimicrobiota bacterium:
- the frr gene encoding ribosome recycling factor gives MLTDILTDAKHRMDQAVEHTRMELVKIRTGRANPEVLNSVSVDYYGTKTPLNQVSNITVPEARLITIQPFEKHLIPDIEKAIVESNIGLTPNNNGTVILLPVPQLSEERRKDLIKMVHQQVEEGRVAIRNVRRDAIHHAKEFGKDEHISEDEIRRSEQDLQEMTDKHIESLNELQDHKEKELMEF, from the coding sequence ATGTTGACAGACATTTTAACTGATGCAAAACATCGTATGGATCAAGCCGTGGAACACACCCGAATGGAACTGGTGAAAATCAGAACCGGTCGTGCGAATCCTGAGGTACTGAATTCAGTATCGGTTGACTATTACGGAACGAAAACACCACTAAATCAGGTATCAAATATAACCGTTCCTGAGGCGAGGTTGATTACTATACAACCGTTTGAAAAACATTTAATTCCTGATATTGAAAAGGCGATTGTTGAAAGCAATATTGGTCTTACACCCAATAATAATGGTACGGTTATTCTACTTCCGGTTCCCCAATTGTCTGAAGAAAGACGAAAAGATTTAATTAAAATGGTTCACCAACAAGTGGAAGAAGGACGTGTGGCAATAAGAAATGTTAGGAGAGATGCAATTCATCATGCAAAGGAATTTGGTAAGGATGAACATATTTCTGAAGATGAGATTCGTCGAAGTGAGCAGGATTTACAGGAAATGACAGATAAGCATATAGAAAGTCTTAACGAGCTTCAAGATCATAAAGAAAAAGAATTAATGGAATTCTAA
- the rpsB gene encoding 30S ribosomal protein S2 yields MPEIKFEDLLATGAHFGHVTRKWHPSFKPYILMEKNGVYIINLQETINCLEKACELIQTIVKRNGEVLFVGTKKTARDIVQEEADRCGMFYVVERWLGGTLTNFSTIRKSIKRLQLLEKEGSSIYENMTKKEVQMLNRERIKLADQHRGIKDMKRLPDVIVIVDGHYESTAIKEAKRLEIPIIAIIDSNTDPNIVSYPIPANDDSIRTIQLIIGAIADEVIAVREGTNEVVEEPSKNGESVGDKGEATSKITESKSEKLAEASEAKADKPDNSEETPAEESPSTDEVIEATPAVESTDKEKPETS; encoded by the coding sequence ATGCCAGAAATTAAATTCGAAGACCTACTTGCTACCGGCGCCCATTTTGGGCATGTTACCCGGAAATGGCATCCCAGTTTTAAACCGTATATCCTCATGGAAAAAAACGGTGTTTACATTATTAACCTACAAGAGACAATCAACTGTCTTGAAAAAGCATGTGAATTGATTCAGACTATTGTTAAACGAAATGGCGAGGTTTTGTTCGTTGGAACCAAAAAAACAGCACGTGATATTGTTCAGGAAGAAGCAGATCGATGCGGAATGTTTTATGTGGTAGAACGTTGGCTTGGTGGAACTCTTACTAATTTTTCTACCATTCGCAAAAGTATCAAACGACTTCAACTTCTTGAAAAAGAAGGATCAAGCATCTATGAAAATATGACCAAAAAAGAGGTGCAAATGTTGAATCGCGAACGCATCAAGCTTGCGGATCAACATCGAGGAATTAAAGATATGAAGCGCCTCCCCGATGTTATTGTTATTGTGGATGGACATTACGAATCAACGGCTATCAAAGAAGCAAAACGATTGGAAATTCCAATCATTGCTATTATAGACAGCAATACAGACCCGAATATTGTTTCATATCCTATTCCCGCGAATGACGATTCGATTCGGACGATTCAATTGATTATTGGAGCCATTGCAGATGAAGTTATTGCTGTAAGAGAAGGTACAAATGAAGTTGTTGAAGAACCATCTAAGAACGGGGAATCTGTTGGCGATAAAGGCGAAGCAACATCAAAGATTACTGAATCTAAGTCAGAAAAACTTGCCGAGGCCTCCGAAGCAAAAGCGGATAAACCTGATAATTCTGAAGAAACACCTGCGGAAGAAAGTCCTTCTACTGACGAAGTAATAGAGGCAACGCCGGCTGTAGAATCAACAGATAAAGAAAAACCAGAAACCTCATGA
- a CDS encoding UMP kinase encodes MPDPVFKRVLLKLSGEILAGKEGFGIDPKQAHYLAKEVNSIRELNVDVGLIIGAGNLFRGVKAAGKGMDRVTGDYLGMLATIMNAISVQDALEQLECDTRTLSAINVSQIAEPYIRRRALRHLEKGRVVIVAGGTGNPYFTTDTAAVLRATELKADVVLKGTKVDGVFDKDPEVYSDAVKFDTITFKEVLVQELRVMDMTAISLCKENNLPLRVFNVNKPGDLKKIIMGEQIGTLIKD; translated from the coding sequence ATGCCCGATCCCGTTTTTAAACGGGTTTTACTTAAACTCAGTGGCGAAATCCTCGCCGGTAAAGAAGGCTTTGGGATTGATCCAAAACAAGCGCATTATCTTGCAAAAGAAGTAAACTCTATTCGAGAATTAAATGTAGATGTTGGTTTAATTATTGGAGCTGGAAATTTATTTCGTGGTGTTAAGGCAGCAGGAAAAGGAATGGATCGCGTTACGGGTGATTACCTCGGAATGCTGGCTACAATCATGAATGCAATTTCTGTTCAGGATGCGCTGGAACAATTGGAGTGTGATACTCGAACCCTATCTGCAATAAATGTTTCTCAAATTGCTGAACCTTATATACGACGTCGAGCTCTTAGGCATTTGGAAAAAGGTCGCGTAGTCATTGTTGCCGGCGGCACTGGAAATCCATATTTTACTACCGACACTGCTGCGGTTCTTAGAGCCACTGAACTTAAAGCTGATGTTGTACTTAAAGGAACCAAAGTAGATGGTGTTTTCGACAAAGACCCTGAAGTATATTCTGATGCAGTGAAATTTGACACGATCACATTCAAGGAAGTGCTCGTGCAAGAACTTCGGGTGATGGATATGACCGCGATTTCATTATGCAAGGAAAATAATTTACCCTTACGCGTTTTTAACGTAAATAAACCTGGAGACTTAAAGAAGATTATTATGGGTGAACAAATAGGAACATTAATTAAGGATTAA
- the tsf gene encoding translation elongation factor Ts, protein MSIDATLVKELRDKTGAGMMDCKKALSETDGNLDNAVDFLRKSGIAKAAKKGLRVAKEGIVYSYIHHGGRLGVLLEINCETDFVAKTTGFQELAHNLAMQVAATNPVAVKQEDISETDISKEREIFEDQAKASGKPDNIIDKIVDGRLDKYFQEVCLLNQQFIKDPDKKVGDLLTEAVTTLGENIQIARFTRYAIGEMSVNGKLS, encoded by the coding sequence ATGAGTATTGATGCGACATTAGTTAAAGAATTACGCGATAAAACAGGCGCCGGGATGATGGACTGTAAAAAAGCCTTGTCAGAAACGGACGGTAATCTGGATAATGCTGTTGATTTTTTACGGAAATCCGGAATTGCAAAAGCAGCAAAAAAAGGGTTGCGCGTCGCGAAGGAAGGCATCGTGTATTCTTACATTCACCACGGCGGGAGACTCGGTGTGTTACTAGAAATCAATTGTGAAACTGATTTTGTTGCCAAGACTACCGGGTTCCAGGAATTGGCTCATAATTTAGCCATGCAAGTTGCCGCCACAAATCCTGTAGCTGTAAAACAGGAAGATATTTCTGAAACTGACATTTCGAAAGAACGTGAAATTTTTGAAGATCAGGCGAAGGCATCCGGGAAACCTGATAATATTATAGATAAAATTGTAGATGGAAGGCTCGACAAATATTTCCAAGAAGTTTGTCTTTTAAATCAGCAATTCATCAAAGACCCCGACAAAAAAGTTGGTGATCTTCTCACGGAAGCGGTTACAACTCTAGGTGAAAATATCCAGATTGCCCGTTTCACCCGTTATGCCATTGGCGAGATGAGCGTTAACGGGAAACTCTCTTAA